From the Oncorhynchus nerka isolate Pitt River linkage group LG20, Oner_Uvic_2.0, whole genome shotgun sequence genome, one window contains:
- the LOC115102055 gene encoding receptor-type tyrosine-protein phosphatase V-like isoform X2, which yields MRVRVFSREHILQEFHLRCQSLAAKDNSGFWQKFEELNDVGKEFTTRAGNLEANREKNRYPYILPYDHSRVRLSLLDSQLHSDYINASYVPGGCTERDFICTQGPLRSTIADFWRMVWEQNVRIIVMVTALKQKDMVLCDEYWPMEQGTVSYGAVQVTTVSRKRRPDYFITTIHLRQHGFPVERTVTHYYYAAWPDQGVPNDLSSLCAFTEYVRQHLDTLPLLGPAVVHCSAGVGRSGTFVALLWLMQLCVRGIMPDVRAAVEDLRRHRVMMVQNLEQYILVHQCLMHWLSGGSVGPLRVQSHAGPAHVDRGKDHPLTTSGRSGQGNSSRGRRRREQEQHTPHPVQTQPQTQSSVQQLLNPRNLLRRLLPPSMHINPQKHT from the exons ATGAG GGTACGGGTGTTCTCACGGGAACATATACTACAGGAATTCCATCTGCGCTGTCAATCACTCGCTGCCAAGGACAACAGTGGTTTCTGGCAGAAGTTTGAG GAGCTGAATGATGTTGGTAAAGAGTTCACTACCAGGGCTGGAAACCTGGAGGCCAACAGAGAGAAGAACAGATACCCCTACATACTGCCTT ATGACCACAGTCGAGTGAGGCTGTCCCTGCTAGACTCCCAGCTACACTCAGATTATATCAACGCTAGTTATGTCCCT GGTGGATGTACGGAGCGAGACTTCATTTGTACTCAGGGTCCTTTGCGCAGCACTATCGCTGACTTCTGGAGGATGGTATGGGAGCAGAACGTTAGGATCATCGTCATGGTGACCGCCCTGAAACAGAAGGACATG GTGCTGTGTGATGAGTACTGGCCAATGGAGCAAGGGACGGTGTCGTACGGAGCGGTCCAGGTTACCACAGTGTCTCGTAAACGGCGTCCAGATTATTTCATCACCACCATTCACTTACGACAG CACGGTTTTCCcgtagagaggacagtaacacACTACTACTATGCTGCCTGGCCAGACCAGGGTGTACCCAacgacctctcctctctctgtgctttcACTGAGTATGTGAGGCAGCATCTGGACACTCTACCCCTTCTGGGGCCTGCAGTGGTGCACTGCAG TGCAGGTGTGGGGCGGTCTGGGACGTTTGTCGCTCTGCTATGGCTGATGCAGCTGTGTGTGCGTGGCATCATGCCTGATGTTAGAGCCGCCGTGGAGGACCTGAGACGGCACAGAGTCATGATGGTCCAGAACCTG GAGCAGTATATACTGGTTCATCAGTGTCTAATGCACTGGCTGAGTGGAGGGAGTGTGGGACCGCTAAG AGTACAGAGTCATGCTGGCCCTGCTCATGTTGATCGGGGGAAGGATCACCCCCTCACCACCTCAGGGCGATCAGGTCAGGGAAACTCATCGAGGGGGAGGCGCAGGCGGGAACAGGAACAGCACACACCCCATCCAGTCCAAACCCAACCACAAACCCAGAGCTCCGTGCAACAGCTGCTCAACCCTAGGAACTTGCTAAGAAGACTGCTGCCCCCCTCTATGCATATTAATCCACAAAAACACACTTGA
- the LOC115102055 gene encoding receptor-type tyrosine-protein phosphatase V-like isoform X4: MRVRVFSREHILQEFHLRCQSLAAKDNSGFWQKFEELNDVGKEFTTRAGNLEANREKNRYPYILPYDHSRVRLSLLDSQLHSDYINASYVPGGCTERDFICTQGPLRSTIADFWRMVWEQNVRIIVMVTALKQKDMVLCDEYWPMEQGTVSYGAVQVTTVSRKRRPDYFITTIHLRQHGFPVERTVTHYYYAAWPDQGVPNDLSSLCAFTEYVRQHLDTLPLLGPAVVHCSAGVGRSGTFVALLWLMQLCVRGIMPDVRAAVEDLRRHRVMMVQNLEQYILVHQCLMHWLSGGSVGPLR, translated from the exons ATGAG GGTACGGGTGTTCTCACGGGAACATATACTACAGGAATTCCATCTGCGCTGTCAATCACTCGCTGCCAAGGACAACAGTGGTTTCTGGCAGAAGTTTGAG GAGCTGAATGATGTTGGTAAAGAGTTCACTACCAGGGCTGGAAACCTGGAGGCCAACAGAGAGAAGAACAGATACCCCTACATACTGCCTT ATGACCACAGTCGAGTGAGGCTGTCCCTGCTAGACTCCCAGCTACACTCAGATTATATCAACGCTAGTTATGTCCCT GGTGGATGTACGGAGCGAGACTTCATTTGTACTCAGGGTCCTTTGCGCAGCACTATCGCTGACTTCTGGAGGATGGTATGGGAGCAGAACGTTAGGATCATCGTCATGGTGACCGCCCTGAAACAGAAGGACATG GTGCTGTGTGATGAGTACTGGCCAATGGAGCAAGGGACGGTGTCGTACGGAGCGGTCCAGGTTACCACAGTGTCTCGTAAACGGCGTCCAGATTATTTCATCACCACCATTCACTTACGACAG CACGGTTTTCCcgtagagaggacagtaacacACTACTACTATGCTGCCTGGCCAGACCAGGGTGTACCCAacgacctctcctctctctgtgctttcACTGAGTATGTGAGGCAGCATCTGGACACTCTACCCCTTCTGGGGCCTGCAGTGGTGCACTGCAG TGCAGGTGTGGGGCGGTCTGGGACGTTTGTCGCTCTGCTATGGCTGATGCAGCTGTGTGTGCGTGGCATCATGCCTGATGTTAGAGCCGCCGTGGAGGACCTGAGACGGCACAGAGTCATGATGGTCCAGAACCTG GAGCAGTATATACTGGTTCATCAGTGTCTAATGCACTGGCTGAGTGGAGGGAGTGTGGGACCGCTAAGGTGA
- the LOC115102055 gene encoding receptor-type tyrosine-protein phosphatase V-like isoform X1, with translation MRVRVFSREHILQEFHLRCQSLAAKDNSGFWQKFEELNDVGKEFTTRAGNLEANREKNRYPYILPYDHSRVRLSLLDSQLHSDYINASYVPGGCTERDFICTQGPLRSTIADFWRMVWEQNVRIIVMVTALKQKDMVLCDEYWPMEQGTVSYGAVQVTTVSRKRRPDYFITTIHLRQHGFPVERTVTHYYYAAWPDQGVPNDLSSLCAFTEYVRQHLDTLPLLGPAVVHCSAGVGRSGTFVALLWLMQLCVRGIMPDVRAAVEDLRRHRVMMVQNLEQYILVHQCLMHWLSGGSVGPLSRVQSHAGPAHVDRGKDHPLTTSGRSGQGNSSRGRRRREQEQHTPHPVQTQPQTQSSVQQLLNPRNLLRRLLPPSMHINPQKHT, from the exons ATGAG GGTACGGGTGTTCTCACGGGAACATATACTACAGGAATTCCATCTGCGCTGTCAATCACTCGCTGCCAAGGACAACAGTGGTTTCTGGCAGAAGTTTGAG GAGCTGAATGATGTTGGTAAAGAGTTCACTACCAGGGCTGGAAACCTGGAGGCCAACAGAGAGAAGAACAGATACCCCTACATACTGCCTT ATGACCACAGTCGAGTGAGGCTGTCCCTGCTAGACTCCCAGCTACACTCAGATTATATCAACGCTAGTTATGTCCCT GGTGGATGTACGGAGCGAGACTTCATTTGTACTCAGGGTCCTTTGCGCAGCACTATCGCTGACTTCTGGAGGATGGTATGGGAGCAGAACGTTAGGATCATCGTCATGGTGACCGCCCTGAAACAGAAGGACATG GTGCTGTGTGATGAGTACTGGCCAATGGAGCAAGGGACGGTGTCGTACGGAGCGGTCCAGGTTACCACAGTGTCTCGTAAACGGCGTCCAGATTATTTCATCACCACCATTCACTTACGACAG CACGGTTTTCCcgtagagaggacagtaacacACTACTACTATGCTGCCTGGCCAGACCAGGGTGTACCCAacgacctctcctctctctgtgctttcACTGAGTATGTGAGGCAGCATCTGGACACTCTACCCCTTCTGGGGCCTGCAGTGGTGCACTGCAG TGCAGGTGTGGGGCGGTCTGGGACGTTTGTCGCTCTGCTATGGCTGATGCAGCTGTGTGTGCGTGGCATCATGCCTGATGTTAGAGCCGCCGTGGAGGACCTGAGACGGCACAGAGTCATGATGGTCCAGAACCTG GAGCAGTATATACTGGTTCATCAGTGTCTAATGCACTGGCTGAGTGGAGGGAGTGTGGGACCGCTAAG CAGAGTACAGAGTCATGCTGGCCCTGCTCATGTTGATCGGGGGAAGGATCACCCCCTCACCACCTCAGGGCGATCAGGTCAGGGAAACTCATCGAGGGGGAGGCGCAGGCGGGAACAGGAACAGCACACACCCCATCCAGTCCAAACCCAACCACAAACCCAGAGCTCCGTGCAACAGCTGCTCAACCCTAGGAACTTGCTAAGAAGACTGCTGCCCCCCTCTATGCATATTAATCCACAAAAACACACTTGA
- the LOC115102055 gene encoding receptor-type tyrosine-protein phosphatase beta-like isoform X3, producing MMLVKSSLPGLETWRPTERRTDTPTYCLGGCTERDFICTQGPLRSTIADFWRMVWEQNVRIIVMVTALKQKDMVLCDEYWPMEQGTVSYGAVQVTTVSRKRRPDYFITTIHLRQHGFPVERTVTHYYYAAWPDQGVPNDLSSLCAFTEYVRQHLDTLPLLGPAVVHCSAGVGRSGTFVALLWLMQLCVRGIMPDVRAAVEDLRRHRVMMVQNLEQYILVHQCLMHWLSGGSVGPLSRVQSHAGPAHVDRGKDHPLTTSGRSGQGNSSRGRRRREQEQHTPHPVQTQPQTQSSVQQLLNPRNLLRRLLPPSMHINPQKHT from the exons ATGATGTTGGTAAAGAGTTCACTACCAGGGCTGGAAACCTGGAGGCCAACAGAGAGAAGAACAGATACCCCTACATACTGCCTT GGTGGATGTACGGAGCGAGACTTCATTTGTACTCAGGGTCCTTTGCGCAGCACTATCGCTGACTTCTGGAGGATGGTATGGGAGCAGAACGTTAGGATCATCGTCATGGTGACCGCCCTGAAACAGAAGGACATG GTGCTGTGTGATGAGTACTGGCCAATGGAGCAAGGGACGGTGTCGTACGGAGCGGTCCAGGTTACCACAGTGTCTCGTAAACGGCGTCCAGATTATTTCATCACCACCATTCACTTACGACAG CACGGTTTTCCcgtagagaggacagtaacacACTACTACTATGCTGCCTGGCCAGACCAGGGTGTACCCAacgacctctcctctctctgtgctttcACTGAGTATGTGAGGCAGCATCTGGACACTCTACCCCTTCTGGGGCCTGCAGTGGTGCACTGCAG TGCAGGTGTGGGGCGGTCTGGGACGTTTGTCGCTCTGCTATGGCTGATGCAGCTGTGTGTGCGTGGCATCATGCCTGATGTTAGAGCCGCCGTGGAGGACCTGAGACGGCACAGAGTCATGATGGTCCAGAACCTG GAGCAGTATATACTGGTTCATCAGTGTCTAATGCACTGGCTGAGTGGAGGGAGTGTGGGACCGCTAAG CAGAGTACAGAGTCATGCTGGCCCTGCTCATGTTGATCGGGGGAAGGATCACCCCCTCACCACCTCAGGGCGATCAGGTCAGGGAAACTCATCGAGGGGGAGGCGCAGGCGGGAACAGGAACAGCACACACCCCATCCAGTCCAAACCCAACCACAAACCCAGAGCTCCGTGCAACAGCTGCTCAACCCTAGGAACTTGCTAAGAAGACTGCTGCCCCCCTCTATGCATATTAATCCACAAAAACACACTTGA
- the LOC115102056 gene encoding transcriptional regulator QRICH1-like isoform X2 — translation MNNMEGSGGSFEDLVRLKARSVPQHRMKEFLESLANKGPEALQEFNHQSGATATTTTTTTVYQQGANCIYTDNTEVAGSLLELACPQQQVQVSQQQVMAAQQQLSPNMTTAMHQGQDIIQVQIGGQHQGQVVGVGGQVLQLPSSSNQQLQGVTTAQLIQSGDLTEEQHQQLQAQLMAAVAGGQQIQIQTVGALSPSQQQGSPRGNTIQTTSPLQPAKKRKVDMPITVSYALPGQQLATVLAIPQGQGQQQSYVSLRPDVLTVDSSHLYSATGTITSPTGETWTIPVYSAPPGSRDQGGVTHIAIPQEAYSAVQVGGGTTTTMAHTTPTQVTIGSSHAVSTMTGSSVGHEEVQYQTVAANSLFPAQFMHGNIHIPVAVQGYGNTTQSLIWDPQQQVLHTQGGVQVQDTQQLQGQTMAVAEMEGQGHTEMMLPCSLKPEEGLDVWKLWAQRKNAELDKDEINKLAPIGRRQALRFQEDLVSCAVAELSVGLSHMCQEARGLEGETYGADVLYYVFLCIQKYLVDNGRVDDVFSDPYYGRFSQCLHRILEPWRPSVHPLGYLIASQVTEEMLWECKQLGAHSPATLLTTLMFFNTKYFQLKTVEQHLKLAFSKVLRHTRKSPNNPKDKCTSIRYLKPVGQHQIGQKVTDDMYAEQLEHPENPLRCPIKLYDFYLFKCPQSAKGRNDAFYLNPEPVVAPNSPLWYSTQPINREQMEHILARCLIVREIQEAVANIH, via the exons ATGAATAACATGGAGGGTTCGGGGGGCTCGTTTGAGGATCTGGTGAGGCTGAAGGCCCGCAGTGTCCCCCAGCATCGGATGAAGGAGTTCCTGGAGTCCCTGGCCAACAAGGGCCCTGAGGCACTGCAGGAGTTCAATCATCAGAGCGGTGCTACCGccacaaccactaccaccactacggtGTACCAGCAGGGAGCAAACTGCATATACACAGACAACACCGAGGTGGCTGGGTCACTGCTGGAACTGGCCTGTCCG CAACAGCAGGTACAGGTGTCCCAGCAACAGGTGAtggcagcacagcagcagctcTCACCAAATATGACCACAGCCATGCACCAAGGCCAAGACATAATACAG GTGCAGATCGGGGGGCAACATCAGGGCCAGGTGGTTGGGGTGGGGGGCCAGGTGCTGCAGCTGCCCTCCTCCTCCAATCAACAGCTACAGGGGGTCACCACAGCCCAGCTAATACAGTCCGGGGACCTCACAGAAGAACAGCACCAACAG CTGCAGGCCCAGTTGATGGCAGCGGTGGCGGGTGGTCAACAGATCCAGATACAGACGGTGGgagctctctccccctcccagcaGCAGGGCTCTCCCCGGggaaacaccatccagaccaccTCCCCCCTCCAGCCAGCCAAGAAGCGTAAGGTGGACATGCCCATCACAGTGTCCTACGCCCTGCCTGGTCAGCAGCTGGCCACTGTGCTAGCAATCCCCCAGGGTCAGGGACAGCAGCAGAGCTACGTATCTCTGAGGCCAGACGTGTTGACTGTAGATAGCAGCCACCTGTACAGTGCTACAGGTACCATCACCAGCCCCACTGGAGAGACCTGGACCATCCCAGTCTACTCTGCCCCGCCAGGGTCACGTGATCAGGGTGGTGTCACACACATCGCCATCCCCCAGGAAGCATACAGCGCTGTGCAGGTTGGTGGGGGGACTACAACGACAATGGCACACACTACGCCAACGCAAGTTACGATTGGCTCGAGTCATGCAGTTTCCACGATGACAGGGTCATCGGTGGGTCATGAAGAAGTGCAATACCAGACAGTGGCGGCCAACTCTCTATTCCCGGCCCAGTTCATGCACGGGAACATCCACATCCCTGTGGCGGTGCAAGGGTACGGCAACACCACGCAGTCGCTCATCTGGGACCCCCAGCAGCAGGTGCTGCACACACAGGGAGGGGTGCAGGTCCAGGACACACAGCAACTACAG GGTCAGACCATGGCAGTAGCAGAGATGGAGGGCCAGGGGCATACAGAGATGATGCTTCCCTGTTCTCTGAAGCCTGAGGAGGGGCTTGACGTGTGGAAGCTCTGGGCCCAGAGGAAGAACGCCGAGCTGGACAAGGACGAGATCAACAAACTAGCTCCCATTGGCC GCCGGCAGGCACTGAGGTTCCAGGAGGACCTGGTGTCGTGTGCGGTTGCTGAGCTCAGTGTGGGGCTGTCTCACATGTGCCAGGAGGCCcgagggctggagggagagacTTATGGGGCTGACGTTCTCTATTACGTCTTCCTCTGCATACAGAAg TATCTGGTTGATAATGGTCGTGTGGATGACGTGTTTTCAGACCCATACTACGGGCGCTTCTCCCAGTGTCTGCATCGGATACTGGAGCCATGGAGGCCAAGCGTCCATCCACTAG GTTACCTCATCGCCAGTCAGGTGACAGAGGAGATGCTGTGGGAGTGTAAACAGCTGGGTGCCCATTCCCCTGCAACGCTACTGACTACGCTGATGTTCTTCAACACCAA GTACTTTCAGCTGAAGACTGTGGAGCAGCATCTGAAGCTGGCCTTCTCCAAGGTCCTGAGACACACCAGGAAGAGCCCCAACAACCCCAAAGACAAGTGCACCAGCATCCGCTACCTGAAGCCTGTTGGCCAGCACCAGATAGGACAGAAAG TGACAGATGACATGTATGCAGAGCAGTTGGAGCACCCAGAAAACCCTCTGCGCTGCCCCATCAAACTCTACGACTTCTACCTCTTCAAATG tccacaGAGTGCTAAAGGCCGCAACGATGCCTTCTACCTGAACCCTGAACCCGTGGTGGCGCCCAACAGCCCCCTGTGGTACTCCACCCAGCCAATCAACAGAGAGCAGATGGAGCACATCCTCGCTCGCTGCCTTATCGTGAGAGAGATCCAGGAAGCTGTTGCCAACATACACTAG
- the LOC115102056 gene encoding transcriptional regulator QRICH1-like isoform X3: protein MNNMEGSGGSFEDLVRLKARSVPQHRMKEFLESLANKGPEALQEFNHQSGATATTTTTTTVYQQGANCIYTDNTEVAGSLLELACPQQQVQVSQQQVMAAQQQLSPNMTTAMHQGQDIIQVQIGGQHQGQVVGVGGQVLQLPSSSNQQLQGVTTAQLIQSGDLTEEQHQQLQAQLMAAVAGGQQIQIQTVGALSPSQQQGSPRGNTIQTTSPLQPAKKRKVDMPITVSYALPGQQLATVLAIPQGQGQQQSYVSLRPDVLTVDSSHLYSATGTITSPTGETWTIPVYSAPPGSRDQGGVTHIAIPQEAYSAVQVGGGTTTTMAHTTPTQVTIGSSHAVSTMTGSSVGHEEVQYQTVAANSLFPAQFMHGNIHIPVAVQGYGNTTQSLIWDPQQQVLHTQGGVQVQDTQQLQGQTMAVAEMEGQGHTEMMLPCSLKPEEGLDVWKLWAQRKNAELDKDEINKLAPIGRRQALRFQEDLVSCAVAELSVGLSHMCQEARGLEGETYGADVLYYVFLCIQKYLVDNGRVDDVFSDPYYGRFSQCLHRILEPWRPSVHPLGPGYLIASQVTEEMLWECKQLGAHSPATLLTTLMFFNTKYFQLKTVEQHLKLAFSKVLRHTRKSPNNPKDKCTSIRYLKPVGQHQIGQKDDMYAEQLEHPENPLRCPIKLYDFYLFKCPQSAKGRNDAFYLNPEPVVAPNSPLWYSTQPINREQMEHILARCLIVREIQEAVANIH from the exons ATGAATAACATGGAGGGTTCGGGGGGCTCGTTTGAGGATCTGGTGAGGCTGAAGGCCCGCAGTGTCCCCCAGCATCGGATGAAGGAGTTCCTGGAGTCCCTGGCCAACAAGGGCCCTGAGGCACTGCAGGAGTTCAATCATCAGAGCGGTGCTACCGccacaaccactaccaccactacggtGTACCAGCAGGGAGCAAACTGCATATACACAGACAACACCGAGGTGGCTGGGTCACTGCTGGAACTGGCCTGTCCG CAACAGCAGGTACAGGTGTCCCAGCAACAGGTGAtggcagcacagcagcagctcTCACCAAATATGACCACAGCCATGCACCAAGGCCAAGACATAATACAG GTGCAGATCGGGGGGCAACATCAGGGCCAGGTGGTTGGGGTGGGGGGCCAGGTGCTGCAGCTGCCCTCCTCCTCCAATCAACAGCTACAGGGGGTCACCACAGCCCAGCTAATACAGTCCGGGGACCTCACAGAAGAACAGCACCAACAG CTGCAGGCCCAGTTGATGGCAGCGGTGGCGGGTGGTCAACAGATCCAGATACAGACGGTGGgagctctctccccctcccagcaGCAGGGCTCTCCCCGGggaaacaccatccagaccaccTCCCCCCTCCAGCCAGCCAAGAAGCGTAAGGTGGACATGCCCATCACAGTGTCCTACGCCCTGCCTGGTCAGCAGCTGGCCACTGTGCTAGCAATCCCCCAGGGTCAGGGACAGCAGCAGAGCTACGTATCTCTGAGGCCAGACGTGTTGACTGTAGATAGCAGCCACCTGTACAGTGCTACAGGTACCATCACCAGCCCCACTGGAGAGACCTGGACCATCCCAGTCTACTCTGCCCCGCCAGGGTCACGTGATCAGGGTGGTGTCACACACATCGCCATCCCCCAGGAAGCATACAGCGCTGTGCAGGTTGGTGGGGGGACTACAACGACAATGGCACACACTACGCCAACGCAAGTTACGATTGGCTCGAGTCATGCAGTTTCCACGATGACAGGGTCATCGGTGGGTCATGAAGAAGTGCAATACCAGACAGTGGCGGCCAACTCTCTATTCCCGGCCCAGTTCATGCACGGGAACATCCACATCCCTGTGGCGGTGCAAGGGTACGGCAACACCACGCAGTCGCTCATCTGGGACCCCCAGCAGCAGGTGCTGCACACACAGGGAGGGGTGCAGGTCCAGGACACACAGCAACTACAG GGTCAGACCATGGCAGTAGCAGAGATGGAGGGCCAGGGGCATACAGAGATGATGCTTCCCTGTTCTCTGAAGCCTGAGGAGGGGCTTGACGTGTGGAAGCTCTGGGCCCAGAGGAAGAACGCCGAGCTGGACAAGGACGAGATCAACAAACTAGCTCCCATTGGCC GCCGGCAGGCACTGAGGTTCCAGGAGGACCTGGTGTCGTGTGCGGTTGCTGAGCTCAGTGTGGGGCTGTCTCACATGTGCCAGGAGGCCcgagggctggagggagagacTTATGGGGCTGACGTTCTCTATTACGTCTTCCTCTGCATACAGAAg TATCTGGTTGATAATGGTCGTGTGGATGACGTGTTTTCAGACCCATACTACGGGCGCTTCTCCCAGTGTCTGCATCGGATACTGGAGCCATGGAGGCCAAGCGTCCATCCACTAGG CCCAGGTTACCTCATCGCCAGTCAGGTGACAGAGGAGATGCTGTGGGAGTGTAAACAGCTGGGTGCCCATTCCCCTGCAACGCTACTGACTACGCTGATGTTCTTCAACACCAA GTACTTTCAGCTGAAGACTGTGGAGCAGCATCTGAAGCTGGCCTTCTCCAAGGTCCTGAGACACACCAGGAAGAGCCCCAACAACCCCAAAGACAAGTGCACCAGCATCCGCTACCTGAAGCCTGTTGGCCAGCACCAGATAGGACAGAAAG ATGACATGTATGCAGAGCAGTTGGAGCACCCAGAAAACCCTCTGCGCTGCCCCATCAAACTCTACGACTTCTACCTCTTCAAATG tccacaGAGTGCTAAAGGCCGCAACGATGCCTTCTACCTGAACCCTGAACCCGTGGTGGCGCCCAACAGCCCCCTGTGGTACTCCACCCAGCCAATCAACAGAGAGCAGATGGAGCACATCCTCGCTCGCTGCCTTATCGTGAGAGAGATCCAGGAAGCTGTTGCCAACATACACTAG
- the LOC115102056 gene encoding transcriptional regulator QRICH1-like isoform X1, with the protein MNNMEGSGGSFEDLVRLKARSVPQHRMKEFLESLANKGPEALQEFNHQSGATATTTTTTTVYQQGANCIYTDNTEVAGSLLELACPQQQVQVSQQQVMAAQQQLSPNMTTAMHQGQDIIQVQIGGQHQGQVVGVGGQVLQLPSSSNQQLQGVTTAQLIQSGDLTEEQHQQLQAQLMAAVAGGQQIQIQTVGALSPSQQQGSPRGNTIQTTSPLQPAKKRKVDMPITVSYALPGQQLATVLAIPQGQGQQQSYVSLRPDVLTVDSSHLYSATGTITSPTGETWTIPVYSAPPGSRDQGGVTHIAIPQEAYSAVQVGGGTTTTMAHTTPTQVTIGSSHAVSTMTGSSVGHEEVQYQTVAANSLFPAQFMHGNIHIPVAVQGYGNTTQSLIWDPQQQVLHTQGGVQVQDTQQLQGQTMAVAEMEGQGHTEMMLPCSLKPEEGLDVWKLWAQRKNAELDKDEINKLAPIGRRQALRFQEDLVSCAVAELSVGLSHMCQEARGLEGETYGADVLYYVFLCIQKYLVDNGRVDDVFSDPYYGRFSQCLHRILEPWRPSVHPLGPGYLIASQVTEEMLWECKQLGAHSPATLLTTLMFFNTKYFQLKTVEQHLKLAFSKVLRHTRKSPNNPKDKCTSIRYLKPVGQHQIGQKVTDDMYAEQLEHPENPLRCPIKLYDFYLFKCPQSAKGRNDAFYLNPEPVVAPNSPLWYSTQPINREQMEHILARCLIVREIQEAVANIH; encoded by the exons ATGAATAACATGGAGGGTTCGGGGGGCTCGTTTGAGGATCTGGTGAGGCTGAAGGCCCGCAGTGTCCCCCAGCATCGGATGAAGGAGTTCCTGGAGTCCCTGGCCAACAAGGGCCCTGAGGCACTGCAGGAGTTCAATCATCAGAGCGGTGCTACCGccacaaccactaccaccactacggtGTACCAGCAGGGAGCAAACTGCATATACACAGACAACACCGAGGTGGCTGGGTCACTGCTGGAACTGGCCTGTCCG CAACAGCAGGTACAGGTGTCCCAGCAACAGGTGAtggcagcacagcagcagctcTCACCAAATATGACCACAGCCATGCACCAAGGCCAAGACATAATACAG GTGCAGATCGGGGGGCAACATCAGGGCCAGGTGGTTGGGGTGGGGGGCCAGGTGCTGCAGCTGCCCTCCTCCTCCAATCAACAGCTACAGGGGGTCACCACAGCCCAGCTAATACAGTCCGGGGACCTCACAGAAGAACAGCACCAACAG CTGCAGGCCCAGTTGATGGCAGCGGTGGCGGGTGGTCAACAGATCCAGATACAGACGGTGGgagctctctccccctcccagcaGCAGGGCTCTCCCCGGggaaacaccatccagaccaccTCCCCCCTCCAGCCAGCCAAGAAGCGTAAGGTGGACATGCCCATCACAGTGTCCTACGCCCTGCCTGGTCAGCAGCTGGCCACTGTGCTAGCAATCCCCCAGGGTCAGGGACAGCAGCAGAGCTACGTATCTCTGAGGCCAGACGTGTTGACTGTAGATAGCAGCCACCTGTACAGTGCTACAGGTACCATCACCAGCCCCACTGGAGAGACCTGGACCATCCCAGTCTACTCTGCCCCGCCAGGGTCACGTGATCAGGGTGGTGTCACACACATCGCCATCCCCCAGGAAGCATACAGCGCTGTGCAGGTTGGTGGGGGGACTACAACGACAATGGCACACACTACGCCAACGCAAGTTACGATTGGCTCGAGTCATGCAGTTTCCACGATGACAGGGTCATCGGTGGGTCATGAAGAAGTGCAATACCAGACAGTGGCGGCCAACTCTCTATTCCCGGCCCAGTTCATGCACGGGAACATCCACATCCCTGTGGCGGTGCAAGGGTACGGCAACACCACGCAGTCGCTCATCTGGGACCCCCAGCAGCAGGTGCTGCACACACAGGGAGGGGTGCAGGTCCAGGACACACAGCAACTACAG GGTCAGACCATGGCAGTAGCAGAGATGGAGGGCCAGGGGCATACAGAGATGATGCTTCCCTGTTCTCTGAAGCCTGAGGAGGGGCTTGACGTGTGGAAGCTCTGGGCCCAGAGGAAGAACGCCGAGCTGGACAAGGACGAGATCAACAAACTAGCTCCCATTGGCC GCCGGCAGGCACTGAGGTTCCAGGAGGACCTGGTGTCGTGTGCGGTTGCTGAGCTCAGTGTGGGGCTGTCTCACATGTGCCAGGAGGCCcgagggctggagggagagacTTATGGGGCTGACGTTCTCTATTACGTCTTCCTCTGCATACAGAAg TATCTGGTTGATAATGGTCGTGTGGATGACGTGTTTTCAGACCCATACTACGGGCGCTTCTCCCAGTGTCTGCATCGGATACTGGAGCCATGGAGGCCAAGCGTCCATCCACTAGG CCCAGGTTACCTCATCGCCAGTCAGGTGACAGAGGAGATGCTGTGGGAGTGTAAACAGCTGGGTGCCCATTCCCCTGCAACGCTACTGACTACGCTGATGTTCTTCAACACCAA GTACTTTCAGCTGAAGACTGTGGAGCAGCATCTGAAGCTGGCCTTCTCCAAGGTCCTGAGACACACCAGGAAGAGCCCCAACAACCCCAAAGACAAGTGCACCAGCATCCGCTACCTGAAGCCTGTTGGCCAGCACCAGATAGGACAGAAAG TGACAGATGACATGTATGCAGAGCAGTTGGAGCACCCAGAAAACCCTCTGCGCTGCCCCATCAAACTCTACGACTTCTACCTCTTCAAATG tccacaGAGTGCTAAAGGCCGCAACGATGCCTTCTACCTGAACCCTGAACCCGTGGTGGCGCCCAACAGCCCCCTGTGGTACTCCACCCAGCCAATCAACAGAGAGCAGATGGAGCACATCCTCGCTCGCTGCCTTATCGTGAGAGAGATCCAGGAAGCTGTTGCCAACATACACTAG